In Lactuca sativa cultivar Salinas chromosome 5, Lsat_Salinas_v11, whole genome shotgun sequence, the DNA window ACAGAGTACATGTGAAACTCTTTTTTGTAAgcaatatgaaactattttttttattaatgttatatattatatgtctatatttaatgttgtttttgttagggtgcaaagttattcatgttTGACTTTATAATGTGTTGACTTTTGTAAAATCCACTTGCATGTGCTGCATTAGCCTTTTGACCCATGAgttagagagagtgagagagagacatgtaaacacctctatataaggtgggtttagtgcacttgtagaggtgtgcttgagagatgtaaaagtgagtgtgtaagtgtgtgttatttatgtagatgtagatctatgtccctttttgtaacaccatacatattcaatacatctcttgaacacccaaatcaccatgttcatcgTGCAATctttaattctgcatgccaaaccatgttttttatgtcactacaattggtatcagagcgggtcttcaatgATCAACGTGATGtgttgaagaacgattctcggtttggcaacatTTGTCACAATTGAAGCATTTTTGGTGAGTCTCTTTTTATGATCTCTTTTAATTTCATTGATTCTTGCGTTACGTTCTtgatttttgatcattttgactagttggatcaaatttttcttgaaaaactcatttgttgtgatccaataattttttttattgatcaAGCCGGATCCAATCCTATTCTTTTGagtaattaattctaaatttgaATTTGTTGTATTGAATCAAAATTGAGTCTAAAAAGGATCTTGTATTTGATTGGAATCTAATGGTTTGTTACTTTTCATCATGAGCCAAATCCATTTCAACAAATTCATTTTGTTTAAACCATTTTTTGTGATCTGATTTGTAAGCCCAATTGCAACTTTTGTTCAATCATATGTTGAGCCCAATTCACACATACGACTATTTCATCTTAGCCCAAATATATGAATCAAGTACTGTTACCGATTCTTATTCATATCTTTCTTTCTATCAACATTATTTTCTCAttcaatatcatcgatgtttaactctctaataaaatcaaatttgaaACTGGATTTCGTTTGATTACTTGAAGACGAACTTGGATTTGATCACAAAATCAGATTTGATTACGGTTTGAGGTCGAATTGATTTATTATTGTTCACATCAGGAATCGACTTTGGTTAAGTCGACTGATTATTAGACTCTAAATATTTGATTGATGGTTCATGTTAGAGTCAAATGGTATGCTTGAGTCGAATGGTTCTTGTTTGAGTCGACATCAATTTCAAGTCTAAATCCAAAGTATCTCGATTTTGATTTCTATGGAGTATTGGGATTGAACGCATTTGATTGGCATCGAATATGCCTGATGATacttctttaattttgatttcgTTTTGTATGATTGAAGTTGATTTCGAGTATGTCTGATGTTACTTATTCGCAATCTGAAAGTATATTTTGGAGTCTGGGATTTGAAGTCAAAGTTTGATTTATTGGAGTCGTTATGTAATGATCATTGAGATTTTGGGTTAGTAAATGACAAAGCGAAGAGGTTAATCAGTCGATGTTCGAATTGAGGACGATTGGAGTCGATTGTTTGTTTTCGTTTGGTTTTAACAGTCAAGTTGTATTTGAGTGACGAATTGAAGATGAGAAAAGAAATCGATGTTTGTTAATAGCTTGATAATGAAAAACGGGAATCAAAAGGTATTGGGATTTGGAGTTGATGGCATAAGAACAGATTTGAACTCCATATTTGATGCCGATGTCGAGTTGAGTTACTGATAATGAAGAAGTGTGAGTGTTGATTTGGGAAGAGGTGATTAAGAGGGTGAATGGTTAAGATGTTACTCAATGGCTTCGATTGCCTTCGCTTTCGATTGTCATTGAAATTTTTTTCCCGTGATTGACGAATTTGGGAAGAAGAAAAGTTAAAAGTTTCGCAAATGGTCCTTCAACTTTCGAATGTTTAACACCTTTTATAAATATTCGAAAGATGGTACATGTTTCGACAGTTTTGAAAGagaaaaaggaaaattttcgaaaacagcCCCTAAACTTTCGAATTTTTGGCAATTTCGAAAAGGGCTTATGTTTCAACATTTTGACATTTTTCACCCAACTTCGAAAATTGACTGAAGTTTCGatattttgacacttttcacccaactTCGAAAATTGGCTGAAGTTTTGACTTTTGGGGTGCTCTTCAACATTTTGGGGAACAAATGGCAGAATTATCGAAACTAGTCCctgaagtttcgaaattttggcGGTTCATACCCAATTTCGAAAAAGGACTGATTTTGCTgagaaaataaagaaaatgcATTTCAGGCCCCTGCAGTTTATGCAAATTACCACTTTCTACCTCGCTTcgaaaaagggggagagttttgcttATTTGGCTGTTTTGGGTGCACCGGGTCACTACAGAATTTTGAAATttacaatttctacccatttttgagaaattttgtcaaaggcggtccgtgaacgaagctaaaaattgaagattttttgggttttccggattaaaacacaaagtttatgccacatgttaatggggagttttgacacgaaaaattccgaatagagcacgttttCTTTCCTTGAAGGTTTTATaataaaatttcgattataaaaaggggaaaTTTTTATATGGAAATTAGAACTTGAATTTCTCATATTACGCGGATTGTTGACCgaagtgaccttgaattttttaAGCTTACgaaatgatgcaattggaagttcagaagtgatttatttttgaaatgggtttggttttattgaagatttccggggtgtgtttttatgctcaaCTTTTGGTGATCAATTTGGAGTTTGAGAAGCTCGTGATCATTCGTTGATGCTCGGTTTGTACGGTCTCACATcatagagcccaaattgaagaatcatggaaaaATTGAAGgtttgaagttcgtttcgacatgtatCACCCTTGAAGGCTCGGATCACGTAGTTGctcgattttggaagatttgaagtgggccatccattcctaactttgaggggggagaatgttagggtgcaaagttattTATGTTTGGCTTTGTAATgtgttgacttttgtaaaacccacttgcatgtggtgcattagccttttgacccatgagttagagagagtgagagagagacatgtaaacacctctatataaggtgggtctAATCCACTTGTAGAGATGTGCTTAAGaggtgtaaaagtgagtgtgtaagtgtgtgttatttatgtagatgtAGATCTATGTCCCTTTTTGCAACACCATACATATTTAATACATCTcttgaacacccaaatcaccatgttcattgtgcaatctttaattccacatgccaaaccatgttctttatgTCAATACAGTTTTGATTCTATCTGTCTTAGGGAAAAAtagaaattaattataatatgagTGAATTATTGAAATCATCCCTATGGTTTGGCTaaaattgcaagtttggtccctaacattttttgcactcggatcgtccatgtggtttaattttgttgcgtttttcgtcccttacatacataaagttaagAACCAAaggtgcaattttgaccaaaccgtAGGCCCGAAAAcgtaacaaaatcaaaccacagggacgatccaagtgcaaaaaaaaaagttagggaccaaacatgcaattttgatcaaaccatagggacgatttcagtaattttaCTTTCATGATATTAATTTTATATTGTAATTTTGATTGTATTTCATACTTATAACTGAATGAGTATTGTCCCTGCTTTGCTGCATTGTTTTGTAaaaaaagcaatgtactttgcaaCTTAGTTCCACTTTAGAgttatgttatagcttagattagttAGTTTGTCCAATGTTTGTTTTAAACATATAGAGATTATGCTAAAGCAGGGGTATATCCGTCAATTATTTGTTATTATAATAAATAAGAAAATGTTATAATTTCCCATTGAAACGGTGTTTGAGATATAAGGGTATAATGGTCGTTTAGTGTAgataataaaaagaaaaggaaacaacaacaagggTATGCATCATCATAgtattgaaagaaaaaaaataagttaatctTGGATACATATATGATGTTCATAActaaaattaaacaaaaagaGTGTGAGAGGAATCAGGGGTATTTTTGACATTTGTTTTTATTTCCAATTGTGAAGGCTAATTAAAAACAATGTGCAACCATAATTACATTTATTGTATCAAATGAGGAAAGTATGATTGATGCTAACTGTGTTTGTCTTAGATCAGTTCTGGAGGAAGCATGGGTATTTTCATCAAATGTTTCTCTTTTAGTTCATTGTTTAGTTTTTTCGTAACCTAATAACTTACAGACAACCACTCACCTCAGTTGGTAAGTGTACATGTAGTTAATGGTATATTTTGGAATAGTATGGGTTCGAACACCACTAGGAacaatttttttctcttttttttctttcttgatATGTCCTTGATCATCCATACCCATTGCGTAAATATGAATTTTGAGACAATATGAATTCCCATCGAATCATTCTCTGCTTACTACAAAGGCATTGCAACTATGTTTATACTTTAACCAGAAATTGATACTTCAACTTGAAATTCAAACATGTACACATACTACATTAATTTATACAgggacataaaaacaattaccctCATAATATGAATTTTTGCTATTTCGTTTGGTCATGATGTGTATCATTATATATTCTTGAAttaacaagtatttggtttccaGTTATTGGATTTGTTTGTAAGGTGATCTTTTTTGTTTATGCACACCAACTGTTTGTTAAAATGCTTCAATGAACAGGAAACATATATTGCTTGTTGATGCTATTGTAAACTGAATATGGATAAGTCTTGGATGGGAGCCTACAGAACATCAGAAACATATGTAAAGGGTGTTGCATAATTTTTGAAATATGCAGTACACAATTACAAGATTTCTAAAAATAAGGATCCTATAGAtaccaaaaaaatataagaattccATGTCCATGTGTCAAGTGTGTAAACCACATATCTCATTCGGTAAATGTGGTAGATGATCACCTATTCAGGAATGGAATTGATCAAACATACACGAATTGGAATAAGCATGGAGAAACAGAGGAACCACccagaaattatatatatatgaacataattTTGACATGGATACGTCATACGTTGTTGATTCCACGAACATGAACACAGAAATGCCAGCAGATGTTGTAGAAACAATAGAGATGGTTGAAGCTGTAGAAGAAAATTTTATTGGGAACCCTAAGAAGTTTAGAGAGCTGATAGAACATGTCGAGAAGCCCCTATATAAACGGTGTCCTAATTTCACAAAACTATCTGCAATCTTACAACTACTCAACTTGAAGAGTCAGTACGGAGTATCAGATAAGTGCATTACAGAATTATTAGTTTTGATCAAAAATATGTTACCAGAAGGAAACGAAATGTACAGTAGTACATACGAGGCCAAAAAAGCATTCAATGCAATGGGTTCAGGGTATATTAAGATACATGCGTGTGTCAACAACTGTATACTTTTACAGAAATGAATACACAGACATGGAAGCGTGTCCTACTTGTGGTAAATCAAGATGAAAGGTTgatgaacaaaaaaaataaaattcacaAGAATATTCCTGGAAAAGTTTTGTGGTACTTTCCAATTATTCTGCGCTTGAAATGAATTTTTCAGTCTAAGACTACTGCAAAAGATTTAACATGGCACGCAACAGACAGAAAGGTggatattattattttaagtcaCCCAGCTGATTCGCCAACATGGTCTGCCATTGGTGACAAATATCCTAACTTTGTTAGGGAACCAAGAAATTTGCGGCTAGACATTTCGGCTGACGGGGTCGATGTGAATAGAGGAAAtagtgatgagttgaaaaactctttgatcgtttagatcttacacaggttaatcagaataatgcaaacaaaataacaaacaagagaatgaatcaataattagctgaatgattcaatagattcacgcctcagcaaagctcgatgaagaacttccgttgtagaggcttttagggttacaatgaTAAAACAATAATGATCGTTATGAATGATCGACTAAACAGCTACGTagaaagatgcatgcaagcatctataaataataaaccctaattattaaatcacggatggacaggcccaatctggatacaaaattgggctaaggaccgagcccaagacgcaacacataatggacccaacaatctccccctttgcgtccatTTGGGCGAGACTCTACTTTGGCTTACTGGATCCTACAGCATTAACCTTCTTCGTGGTTTCGAACAGGAAAGGAATGAGGGCAATAATAGTTCGTCGGAAACGAATATACCagtggatcatgtcattgaagtattTCTTATCATCTTCAGAATTTTGCTTACACCGATTGATGATCCCTAGAACAGGCTCCAGACATgtagtggtataaagatgtttatcagctaaagcgaacagacatttctggccTTCATTCCTGGTGAACATAACCAAGTTTCGCTTTGGATCAATCCTCCCCATCTGCATTTTATTCAGATCACTTGCAGAACCGACTGGGGAGATGGTGGGCTTCTTCCTAAGTACATTTGCAatttcctgatccatcttggctacctccatgatataacaaaccaacatcctcttgaagtgatctatgatcgacctatattcagcttcattggtgagaaggatgttatgcaggatgatccaatcatgaggatttaggttagGAAGATCAGCGAGAGTAATGGCATGTTCGGCTTTATCTGACCCCCTCAAGACTTTGAATCTGACGTTAgtgaagttaccctcccgaaagggtttgaggacccgaacattgacgattttcTGTGCACTCCACatctgatactgaggctgagcaaaCCTCAGATTGAAATCAATAACTTCCCTATCAACCTTCGGGTGAAGATGAGGGACTTCAGCTATGTGGGGAAATGCATGAAACATAAatgcctttcgggtcaagggcatgtcgAATTGAGAATCAACAGAGTTAGCGTTGtccaaagagatcacaggttcaagACAGAGGATTATGGGGGACTCGATAGCTTCTTTGATacgcttctcaagagtccatggagggaatagggtttttcgactttcaaggagatcatgagcctccttcatcctcCTTTCATTTGCTTCGGCCTCCCTAGCAATCGGAGCATTCATGTCCGGTTCCTTATCCCTGGCATGTTTTTTCAAAatatcagcaatggtttctttgtctTCGTCTCCATCACTGTCATCGAGAACCTTTTTGCCTTTTTCTTGAGCACCCGAACCTGATGCATGACCAGTTGTtggtggttcggttgctttagttggaaCTGATGAAGAAATTAGAGGCGGTTGAGACTGAGCTGTGGAAACAGGAGGAGGTTGAGATTGATTACTGCCCTTTGAagctccttctcccccttgttttcgATGGACCACTTGCTCAGGAagcccctcaattttgctgaGCATGGAAAGGGTAGGAGCAAGTTTCTCAGCAAGAGTTCGCCTCACTGAGTAGTTGAGAATCGGGTCATGCGCTTCAATGATGTTCGAGTGGGCTccatggacatccgaaacacaactcCTAACCACAACACGCTCGGATCGAAGAGAATCAACCTCCTTCTCAGTTTGggaaagttgaagactcttgattTTTAGCGCAGTTGTTTTGCGTGCAAGCGCATCCATCACAGAATTTTCCGTGGCAAGGTCTTCTTGGAGCTTGGTCAGGTGATCCTCAATGGTTGTTTGGAAAGATTTGTTGTCAGCTTCTAGGGTCTGACGAAGACTGGCGAAGTGATGATGTTCTGTTTCAAAGGAAATAGCCAGCTTCTCAACAGCCGAATTAACCTTTGTTGCATTAGATTCGGTTGCCCCATGTAAAGACTCCAAAAAGATGGTAGCATCTCGaaatagttttttgactttttcggtcgctgcaaCACAAGCCTTTGTTGATGAATCAATAGCAACAGTAGTAGAGTTGATGGAGGCTTCGTGTTCCTTGGTGAAAGTATCGACCATCCCCTGAATGGCAGCTTCCGTGATATGGGAccgagaggaggaggaagaagcaATGAGATTATCAATCTTCTCGTGCAGTTCCTTGATGTgctttttggtgacaggagcatcatcatcatcatcgcaaTGAACCTGATAGGGACTGTAGTAAACTGAATTGAAGGTCATATCTTCCCCTCCTAGAAATGACTCGGTTTCGACTGAGTGATTGGGAGATAACGGCGATGTTGGAGGTTGGGTTgtgggagtaggttcgggtgtGAAAGTGGGTTTGGTTGTAAGTGTGTGTTTGGGTGCTGAAGTACAATccctcgtatcagatacgttggttcgaactccagtggTTGTTGTTTTTGTGGCTTCAGAGAAAATGGTAGGTGGTATAGGAATAGAAGTAGGTGGAATATGAGTggaggaagttatggggggaatggaaataggaatagtgATAGGTGGAGAAGAGACAGGTTCGGTTGTGACTGGTACCTCAGGTGAAGGTGAACGGGGAGGAGAGTCGCCTCGAACCGACCCCTCTGAGTCTGAACTTTCATCCTCTGATTCCCTTGAGGAAGAAGTAAGAATAAGTTTTCGTTTAGGCTGTGTTTTCTCCTTCTTCGGTGGAGGTGATTGGGCTGCCTTTGTTGATTTTCTCTTCCTAAGAGTAGGGCCTTGCGCCCCTTTGACCACtttctttcctttccctttcTCTGGTTTCTTGCCCCTAGGAGCAGGTTTGTCTGCGTCATTGATGGACTGAAGCATCTCTGCAATCAGCTCTCTTGGACCCGAAggaagaaactccttgtaggtcttgaTGATGTGGCTCTCCTCTAATACACAAGCATACAT includes these proteins:
- the LOC128134159 gene encoding uncharacterized protein LOC128134159, with translation MDLFDEPEKAIHSEAMAADNKVDHLKKIIEDAAKQMAEEEPVRNEPPQSNTSVEGENHFSSDRQDSHIQGEGPSFSIDDKAHGQGKNPIFDGTASPSRTESPVAPESPIATESPEQPESPVEERIFGSHPNDSSSVEGDNSNMQFWTLVTKWAMDKYHVPTVATSPLSSIGVLHTTKIIVTNPSKFIFVGSIPESMYACVLEESHIIKTYKEFLPSGPRELIAEMLQSINDADKPAPRGKKPEKGKGKKVVKGAQGPTLRKRKSTKAAQSPPPKKEKTQPKRKLILTSSSRESEDESSDSEGSVRGDSPPRSPSPEVPVTTEPVSSPPITIPISIPPITSSTHIPPTSIPIPPTIFSEATKTTTTGVRTNVSDTRDCTSAPKHTLTTKPTFTPEPTPTTQPPTSPLSPNHSVETESFLGGEDMTFNSVYYSPYQVHCDDDDDAPVTKKHIKELHEKIDNLIASSSSSRSHITEAAIQGMVDTFTKEHEASINSTTVAIDSSTKACVAATEKVKKLFRDATIFLESLHGATESNATKVNSAVEKLAISFETEHHHFASLRQTLEADNKSFQTTIEDHLTKLQEDLATENSVMDALARKTTALKIKSLQLSQTEKEVDSLRSERVVVRSCVSDVHGAHSNIIEAHDPILNYSVRRTLAEKLAPTLSMLSKIEGLPEQVVHRKQGGEGASKGSNQSQPPPVSTAQSQPPLISSSVPTKATEPPTTGHASGSGAQEKGKKVLDDSDGDEDKETIADILKKHARDKEPDMNAPIAREAEANERRMKEVAKMDQEIANVLRKKPTISPVGSASDLNKMQMGRIDPKRNLVMFTRNEGQKCLFALADKHLYTTTCLEPVLGIINRCKQNSEDDKKYFNDMIHWYIRFRRTIIALIPFLFETTKKVNAVGSSKPK